The following are encoded together in the Tamandua tetradactyla isolate mTamTet1 chromosome 14, mTamTet1.pri, whole genome shotgun sequence genome:
- the RNASE12 gene encoding putative inactive ribonuclease-like protein 12 isoform X1, translating to MLPVRATAKRTGVTAKDVKALLPLMILMVIIFLLLLFWENESNEEVMLSTLEHLHVDYPQTDVPVRYCNYMILQRVIKEPDNTCKKEHVFIHERPRNINRLCTSLKKVTCQNRSTIFCFQSETKFKMTICQLIEGTRYPACSYHISSTEGFIFVTCDDMGPVNFQGFIE from the exons ATGTTACCTGTGAGAGCTACAGCAAAAAGGACAG GAGTTACAGCAAAAGATGTGAAGGCACTCTTACCCCTGATGATACTCATGGTGATCATTTTCCTGCTGCTCCTCTTCTGGGAAAATGAATCAAATGAAGAAGTGATGCTGTCAACCTTAGAGCACCTGCATGTAGACTACCCTCAGACTGATGTTCCCGTAAGGTACTGCAACTACATGATCTTGCAACGAGTCATCAAGGAACCTGACAACACCTGCAAAAAGGAGCATGTCTTTATCCATGAGAGGCCTCGAAATATCAACAGACTTTGCACTTCTCTCAAGAAGGTGACTTGCCAAAACCGTTCCACCATCTTCTGCTTTCAGAGTGAGACAAAGTTCAAAATGACAATTTGCCAGCTGATTGAAGGCACCAGATATCCTGCCTGCAGTTACCACATTTCTTCCACGGAGGGATTCATTTTTGTCACTTGTGATGACATGGGGCCAGTTAATTTCCAGGGATTTATCGAATAA
- the RNASE12 gene encoding putative inactive ribonuclease-like protein 12 isoform X2: protein MILMVIIFLLLLFWENESNEEVMLSTLEHLHVDYPQTDVPVRYCNYMILQRVIKEPDNTCKKEHVFIHERPRNINRLCTSLKKVTCQNRSTIFCFQSETKFKMTICQLIEGTRYPACSYHISSTEGFIFVTCDDMGPVNFQGFIE, encoded by the coding sequence ATGATACTCATGGTGATCATTTTCCTGCTGCTCCTCTTCTGGGAAAATGAATCAAATGAAGAAGTGATGCTGTCAACCTTAGAGCACCTGCATGTAGACTACCCTCAGACTGATGTTCCCGTAAGGTACTGCAACTACATGATCTTGCAACGAGTCATCAAGGAACCTGACAACACCTGCAAAAAGGAGCATGTCTTTATCCATGAGAGGCCTCGAAATATCAACAGACTTTGCACTTCTCTCAAGAAGGTGACTTGCCAAAACCGTTCCACCATCTTCTGCTTTCAGAGTGAGACAAAGTTCAAAATGACAATTTGCCAGCTGATTGAAGGCACCAGATATCCTGCCTGCAGTTACCACATTTCTTCCACGGAGGGATTCATTTTTGTCACTTGTGATGACATGGGGCCAGTTAATTTCCAGGGATTTATCGAATAA